From a region of the Physeter macrocephalus isolate SW-GA unplaced genomic scaffold, ASM283717v5 random_1261, whole genome shotgun sequence genome:
- the TP53I11 gene encoding tumor protein p53-inducible protein 11 isoform X3: MAAKQPPPLMKKHSQTDLVSRLKTRKILGVGGEDDDGEVHRSKISQVLGNEMKFAVREPLGLRVWQFVSAVLFSGIAIMALTFPDQLYDAVFDGAQVTSKTPIRLYGGALLSISLIMWNALYTAEKVIIRWTLLTEACYFSVQFLDVLQESVISDL; the protein is encoded by the exons ATGGCAGCCAAGCAGCCCCCACCTCTCATGAAGAAGCACAGCCAGACGGACCTTGTGAGTCGCCTGAAGACCCGCAAGATCCTCGGCGTGGGCGGGGAGGATGACGATGGGGAGGTCCACCGCTCCAAG ATCAGCCAGGTCTTGGGCAATGAGATGAAGTTTGCTGTTCGGGAGCCTTTGGGGCTCAG GGTCTGGCAGTTCGTTTCTGCTGTGCTCTTCTCCGGCATTGCCATCATG GCCCTCACCTTTCCTGACCAGCTCTATGATGCAGTCTTTGATGGAGCTCAGGTGACCAGCAAGACCCCCATCCGCCTCTATGGCGGCGCCCTCCTCA GCATCTCCCTGATCATGTGGAACGCTCTCTACACGGCTGAGAAGGTCATCATCCGATGGACACTGCTCACCGAAGCCTGCTACTTCTCCGTCCAGTTCTTGG
- the TP53I11 gene encoding tumor protein p53-inducible protein 11 isoform X1 → MAAKQPPPLMKKHSQTDLVSRLKTRKILGVGGEDDDGEVHRSKISQVLGNEMKFAVREPLGLRVWQFVSAVLFSGIAIMALTFPDQLYDAVFDGAQVTSKTPIRLYGGALLSHHPMDTAHRSLLLLRPVLGGHCHASRDGPRVPRDPVVPGQPPPFCRHQRLLLLPSRPKTQESVAARRARGPPGAGRPGNLGFPLVPEGRKDPAPGRQEWPPSSPPGHSPNAVICWALRFGEGWSLCTPSFPPHGDASCSWVSRPLDPLDRCSRKSLSHRHPAKARLLPLCHKTLLS, encoded by the exons ATGGCAGCCAAGCAGCCCCCACCTCTCATGAAGAAGCACAGCCAGACGGACCTTGTGAGTCGCCTGAAGACCCGCAAGATCCTCGGCGTGGGCGGGGAGGATGACGATGGGGAGGTCCACCGCTCCAAG ATCAGCCAGGTCTTGGGCAATGAGATGAAGTTTGCTGTTCGGGAGCCTTTGGGGCTCAG GGTCTGGCAGTTCGTTTCTGCTGTGCTCTTCTCCGGCATTGCCATCATG GCCCTCACCTTTCCTGACCAGCTCTATGATGCAGTCTTTGATGGAGCTCAGGTGACCAGCAAGACCCCCATCCGCCTCTATGGCGGCGCCCTCCTCA GTCATCATCCGATGGACACTGCTCACCGAAGCCTGCTACTTCTCCGTCCAGTTCTTGG TGGTCACTGCCACGCTAGCCGAGACGGGCCTCGTGTCCCTAGGGATCCTGTTGTTCCTGGCCAGCCGCCTCCTTTTTGTCGCCATCAGCGTTTACTACTATTACCAAGTCGGCCGAAAACCCAAGAAAGTGTAGCCGCCCGCCGGGCCAGGGGCCCCCCTggggcagggaggcctgggaaCCTCGGTTTCCCTTTGGTTCCggaaggcaggaaggaccctgccccaggcaggcaggagtggccaccttcctctcctcccgGGCACTCCCCGAATGCTGTGATCTGCTGGGCCCTCAggtttggggagggatggagcctCTGCACCCCATCCTTCCCCCCACACGGTGACGCCTCCTGTTCATGGGTCTCTCGGCCTCTGGATCCCCTGGACAGATGCTCAAGGAAGAGCCTGAGTCACAGGCATCCGGCCAAGGCCAGGCTCCTGCCCCTCTGTCACAAGACCCTTCTTTCTTGA
- the TP53I11 gene encoding tumor protein p53-inducible protein 11 isoform X2 — protein sequence MAAKQPPPLMKKHSQTDLVSRLKTRKILGVGGEDDDGEVHRSKISQVLGNEMKFAVREPLGLRVWQFVSAVLFSGIAIMALTFPDQLYDAVFDGAQVTSKTPIRLYGGALLSISLIMWNALYTAEKVIIRWTLLTEACYFSVQFLVVTATLAETGLVSLGILLFLASRLLFVAISVYYYYQVGRKPKKV from the exons ATGGCAGCCAAGCAGCCCCCACCTCTCATGAAGAAGCACAGCCAGACGGACCTTGTGAGTCGCCTGAAGACCCGCAAGATCCTCGGCGTGGGCGGGGAGGATGACGATGGGGAGGTCCACCGCTCCAAG ATCAGCCAGGTCTTGGGCAATGAGATGAAGTTTGCTGTTCGGGAGCCTTTGGGGCTCAG GGTCTGGCAGTTCGTTTCTGCTGTGCTCTTCTCCGGCATTGCCATCATG GCCCTCACCTTTCCTGACCAGCTCTATGATGCAGTCTTTGATGGAGCTCAGGTGACCAGCAAGACCCCCATCCGCCTCTATGGCGGCGCCCTCCTCA GCATCTCCCTGATCATGTGGAACGCTCTCTACACGGCTGAGAAGGTCATCATCCGATGGACACTGCTCACCGAAGCCTGCTACTTCTCCGTCCAGTTCTTGG TGGTCACTGCCACGCTAGCCGAGACGGGCCTCGTGTCCCTAGGGATCCTGTTGTTCCTGGCCAGCCGCCTCCTTTTTGTCGCCATCAGCGTTTACTACTATTACCAAGTCGGCCGAAAACCCAAGAAAGTGTAG